The sequence TGAGATGAgaaaaaaatactcaaaaacACGTAAATAACAATGAATAATTCAAAATTTCGTGAAACTAATACGGATTAACAGAGACATCGCGAAGAACGTAACCCTAAAATTTGGGGATAAAATGGTTAACAAATGAGATGAGAAAAAAGACTCAAAAACACACAAATAGCAATGACTACTTCCAAATCTTCCTGAAACGAGTACGAATTAACAGAAAATTTTCGAGATGCAAACCTTTTTTTGATTTACGATCGGCAGTAATCTCCTGCTTTTCAAATCTCAATTTTTTCTTAACCTTCTTGGGCTGAGAAAAATTCTTCATGATGCAACTTTCTGAAACGATGCCTTCCGGTGACGAGAACGAACTAAACGACAGGGCGACGGTGAGAAGAAGAGCCGAGAAGGAAATAGAGATCCGGTAAATGAGGAAATggagtttattattatttatgtatgTATTCATATGGTATATAcagtttaaaaataatataatttatgtgTATAATGTATTTGGGAAgtttgaaataataaaataatgagtaAGGTAGTTGAAAGTGATTTTGACTGACATGGAAACTGTGCACAAACATGAGTTTGGGTTTGGGCATTTAAGGGAAATTTACCGATGATTAATTGATATTGACACTGTCACAACAAGGATAACGTCATATATACTATAAACTAGTTGTCGCCACACATTGtgtgtgatataatatattaatatttaaaaaaaattattttaaaatatataatgcaAATATGATATTTTCATGAGTGGTATGATTTAATAATGTGACATGATgcaattttcttcttctttttccttgTTCTTGTTTTTATGCACAGCATTTCTTTCACAAAGATAGTCtttcgtgtgtgtgtgtatatatatatatatatttgtgtgtgtgtgtgttttctttttttttttttggaacctAAAATAAACCCATATTTATTAGTGGACGGTTGTAACAAAGGGAAAATGTGCAATTGTAATAAGAAGATTATGAGTAGGGATGGGCATTTAGTGTCGGGTATCGGGTACCCGACTCAGGTCGATTAGTTTTTTCAAAAAGTCCGACGCCCACCCCTAAAGTAATAGTaaataataatgccaaatattATTAACAAGTTCTTTATCTTTACTTCtaaaatatatgcagcataGTATTGAAAagggtaaaaaaaaattagagcaAAACAAGATCATTTTTGAGGATTAGTTCTCACTTGAGAGGATTACAGAGTAACAATCATGCTCATGAAGGAGCAGAAGTAGAATAATCAGATGGGGGAAGCCTAAGCATCATCTCATATAGATAGCAGACACAATCCTTCAGTTCTAGCTTGTAGCATCAGCCTCATCCAAATATATAAAgatttctttcaattttaagcTGTGATTATTCATTTCACAGGCAATTCACTAAATAAAGACATTGTTATCGGGGGAAATGCAAGCTTTTTTATGAGTTTGGTTAACAAGAAAAAAGTAAAAAACCCGAGAAACCAACAGTGTCGATTCAAATTTACTATCACAATTAAAGTAAATATACCATGACAAGTGATTTGTCCAAGTTTTAGCTCAGATAGGACACCCGACAAGCTAGACAAGGAGCTTCATAATCTTTCATAGGACACAACAAATCAATGCATGTGCTGTACAGTTTCTAAGCACACTTTTTATAAGGCCAAGTAAAAAGAGAGGTTTGTGTTGGGAATCCTATTCAAAAGCATCCATTAGGTGTTGCCTCAAATTTATTCTTCAAGATAATTACTCAACAGTAAAATCTGCTCTAGGAAAGTGAGCATAAAAGGGGAGTGTTTTACATCATCTTATCTTctaaaaaaagagaaaatatcTTTCCAACAAATGTATCTTACAGACAATTAAACCAGAAATAAAAAAGTGAAACCTATCGAACTTTTAAGAAAAGAAAGTTAGATAGCAATCATACTCGGCGTCGCGAATTCAACTCTTGAACATGGATATGCCTTGTTTATTGTTTGATGACCTCTGATATCTCCACTTCACAAGAATATTGGAATCAACCATCTTTCCTGgttgaaataataaatattctaaATTCTAGGGGTGTACAGAAAAGAACCAATCTGAAACAATGATTGCCAAAACCAAGAAAACCCAAAAATTTCAGTTCAAGTTACAGTTTGGGAATTCGAAACTGTTGAGTAAATCGAAACTGAACCGTGAActtttttctttgtttcaaAAGAGGGAAAAATATCGAACCGAACTCACAAAAAGCAAACTGACTCAAACCTGAATCAAAAgccgaaattttttatttttgtatacAACATTTTATTATCTCATTGTTTAAAGAGAAGCTGTCAAAATTTCCCTACCAATGTTCAAttttttacttaaaataaacaGAAATATTGAAAAAGCAAATAATAATGATGACAACAATAATAAGATTTCGGTTTAAAACTTGAAAAAAAGCCGAAAAAATAACAATAAGATTTTGGCTTAAACTGAAATCAAACTGCATATTTTGGTACTGCTCATTAATGAACGAATACAGTTCCATTCGGTTTGAAAAGTTCCCACAACCATGGGTTCGATTCATACAAGACCGAAATAGAGTGAACAGAACAGATGCACACCCATACTGAAATTCACCAAGAAACAGCAAatcataataattttatttatactgaTAGAAAGAAGAAAAGGACAAGTTACTTTCTCTTTCTTCTGTCAATCCCACTGTTTCTTGGATCATTCTTTACAAAAACAGATCCTGAGCCAACACCATACTGCATTGCAGAAGGAACTTGGCTAGCAGCAGATGAAGGAACCGTAGGTGGAGGAGCAGCACTGATCATGGTTGCAGGCGGCAATGTTGGAGGAGGAACCGTTGACGGTGCACTCGTAGGTTCAGGAAGTGGCTTTGGCAGGATGTGCTTCAACCGGTTGTTTCTATGATTCTTCCAAAAGTGAAACTGCTGCCTATGCGCCAGTTCCTATAAGCTCCAAATCGACAAAAGTCATTAGGTTTGAAAGGGATTCATTAACCGAAACAACTtacaaaagtttcaagttttgatgGTTCATAGTCTATGTAAAGTACTGCACTGAAatacatcaagaaaacaatccATATACAGATTCTGATAATACATCTGCAAAGGCCAAAGCTATGTAGGAAAAAAATGATAAGGAATTTAAAAATGCATAAAGTTAAACCTTGTTTGCAGGATGAGCCATTGCATTTCGAAAGCTGGGAGTTTGGAGAAGCTCAAGAAAGAAGAGGCAATGCGGATACCTGTAGCATCATTGTCAGATACAAATATACCAAAGGATATTCTAACTTATAACATCAGGGAATATAACATGTTATGATATCACAATCATGTGGGAGGAAAAATTTGCACCTAAAAGAAAGATGAAAGTTAACATAACATATGGAGTACTTGAACTTAGAAAACATTACATAATAAACTTTAGGTACTCAGGTCTTTGCCAATATTGAAGATATTTCAGGTACCCAATGAATGCTTCATCTTCAAAATACCGATTTTGAGCCAAATCTGCATCAAAGTATGAGCACAAATCAAACACTGATAGCCAACAGAGTTATCCCCTTGCCAGATCAGTCATGGCCTGAACCAAAGAAATAAAAACAAGGCTTGAACTCTAATCAAATCGTCATTTTATAAAAGTTAAATTCCCCATATATATTCGAGACCATAGGAATTCAAGATCGGTTTTACAATAACACGGTTTTGGTTTCAATTGTAGATTCCACTTTCTAGAAACTATCATCGTACCACGAGTTCATGATTTCGATTTCCATTTTTCAAAGACAGACTAGTTTTAGTACACAGTTCAAGTCGAGCTATATTCAGGTCTAGTGCCCTCCACCTCTTCCTTTCTATTGATTCCCAACCACAAATCACAAGTCAATAATGAAAGCTAAACAGTAAAAGCAAGTATTCTCCACAGCCAAAATCATCTTGTATAActaactttaaaaatattttctttagctTTTAAAAGAAAAGAGGAACAAGGAGCTCTAAAAGCCACATACAGTGGATGTAGGTGGGATTAGCAAGACATTGAACGAATTCAAGCTCGAGCAAGAAGCGCTGCCGGCCATCATCTGGATCCTTGTATATATTCTTCAGcctgcaaatttttttaaaatgtcatCACATAATGTTAAAACTCATCTGAAACTGAACTTAAACCACACAGGAATAACGCAATCGCACAGAATTATGAAGGGAATTAGATTGAATGCTTGGTGGGAAATTAATGAACTTACGAGGACGAAAGATTTGCTTCTTCCATGGGAGAGTCTTGAGGGGAAACCATGATTTGATTAAACAAATCAAACCCTTGTCACCAAAAAAaacgaaaaacaaaaaaaaaaaacaaaaaacaaaacaaaacaaaaacaaaacaaaacaaatagaAGAACCCTAATTTAGATGGAATTTGGGGGCATTCTCTTTTTTCTTGAAATGGGGTGCTTTACAAATTAATCTCCAACTTGGTTTAATGGAGTTAATTAAGCATATGATTACAAAGGATCTGGAAGAAAAGATTAGTTGGTGGGAGGTGTACACTATACATATGCTtgtacaatattttttttattaatgtgATAGAAAAATTATCGAGTGactaaattataattataaaaattatcgaGATATTAAAATGCGATTTAAAATCATCAGCTCCGCCTTAACTCTGCCTCCAACCTAAGAAGTAAGATATGTCCCATTGAATgtggtgtccaagataataccaAAAACGTGAGCGATTAATGCTCAGTACGTAAAATATGTGTATACAAacgatatgatgcatgcaagtgATATGATTGGGTAACTGGTAGGGATGGCAATGGGTcgtgtaacgcccagaaattcgttacgtaaatccgcatgcataactaggagatttaataattttaaaataatgtgaaaatgtgttaaattgcttttatgggatattatgtgaattatgtgatttagttgcatgttttaaatattattgcgGCATTTAAACCGCTAGGTTTTAATTTATGAGTTTAATTGAGAaagttattttatgatcgcgtaagcgggaccgtggacggacgagatgttagttttcatccaaaatattttatgagatttttatgagccttaaaatattattttatggtaagatttttaaaaaattatggtatttatatatatgtatatttatatgtccgtttttacccaaaataagtcattttaatgactgtTATTAACCTTTAAAAATCCTTTTATTTTGTGTTTCGGGATTTAAGGTTAAATATCAGATTTATGATTGTGTTTAagagttttaagttatttaattagtttaataattagttattatcctaaactTGTTTTTATTAAAGAATTAACCTAAACCCTACCCCTTAACCTACGTAAAAACCTTCTAGCCGCCTCCCTCATCCTTCTTCCCCATCTCTCACGTTCTCTGGCAGAGAACTCATCCACCATAGCCGAGCTTTAAaggttttttattttagtttggagatccgttcgtcccggaGGGCCTTGCGCGCGACATAAGCATTATTTCTTGCTAATAATTATCAAGGCACGTTTGAATCCTTTTCtgaacaccatttaaatcatattattttgattttagcATGAAAATTATGATCTTGCATGATGTATGTGGTTTTAATGAAGAACATTCATGAACATGCATAGAACCTACGTTTTCAAGGTTTATGAATCAATTTTCTCACgtttttctgtcatggattgTTCTAGCTTGCTGACCAACGGGTTGAGGGTTGATATAGGGTTCCTAGGGTCGTGGTTGGATGATGTTTCAGTGGCTTTAGTCGTTGGTTTGGGCTAGGTTCATGCTGGACACGGGTTTAGACGCAAACTGAGCGGTTTGCGTGCGAGGGCTCGTTCTAGGTCCACAGGACGAGTTTTAGGTTGGTTCCAGTTGAGTTATAACCCCAAGACCTTTTTAAGGTTTTCCAGGTGGTTCTCCATCCGGTGGTGGCCGGATATGGGCGTTCGAACGGCCGAAAGTCAGCAGTCGCGTTCTGCACGTACAGCAGCAGAGAGGCTCTGTTCTTTTGGTTCGTTATCCTTCTACAGGGCTCGGTTGAAGGtcaaatttgttgggttagaaccgtctgggtgttggctaagtatgggaggtggtttcacggccaaaggtggCCTGAGCAGGCGGCACGATCAGATTTTCTGAAGACGCTTAGGGCTGCCTCGAGTTGGGCTTAGGGAGAGGTAAGCTAGGGTTGTGTCTGGTGTTTTTCCGGATCtgggttatattagttgggctcgggtatttttattttaaattaaataagatattaagttaataattaatgggtttgggcttgacttagttaattaattagactaatttaatattaagtatgagattaaataattaataaaatgagcccactaatttgtcatgggccgcgtgatccatgagaattatttgGCCAAGTTGTGTCGAGTTTAGAAATTTTATCGGtctaatttataagttaatggttagttaagaattttataaatttaattttaagttaattagttaatgggcttaaattacgtttttaagtgagcccattagttctcatgggcctgggggcccatgaagcttaatgggccaggtcaggttgggcttttgggtttttgagccagtctaggaattttttaGTTTAAGTCTAATGGTCAGCatctcgaacaagtccttggaaaaataaatgaaccgtaaatatatatttaattcatgcatgtattttattagttatataagtatgatttttaagaaaataaattaagtatatatttacgggcaaattttcatggaataaagaaataaatgagaatttttaagttcatgcatcattaagaattttcatgataagtttaagagcatgttatgaaaaatattttttatggaagttgaagtgaaggtggaaagtgatgtggttagaggccgggatacctgggcccggtgaccttcctaatgatgtataagtatgatgagcttatggatccagctgagatgGCTGGTGAATTGGCAGCACAGTGGTGGAAACCCCATcaccgcgtacgttggtttatagattgatcaatcgctcagtatgatgtcaccgacatggatacgacctgttgagaactaagaaatcataatatgttatttttacgaaaattataaagtatgatgaattatgttatagcatgatgatttagcagtatgattatttatttatgtttatatgcatataattttaagatcatgcacgtataattattattcacgtattttatatgatgtgtgcttgtgtgtgtggtttaattttgttatgtaaggatagaacgtgctgagcctctaggctcactagatttaaatggtgcaggtgagcaaaatgtcaataaagataatgtgttctcgactggcggcgagggcgtatgagtttccaggcggctagaacccgtgaccatcgctcaattatgatatttatgttgagatttaaaatacatattttcgCACACGTttcattatttttagatttttgagagtatgcttggattttagatttaattaattatttatttttagtttgcatggatttttgtGTAGGAAGTATtaattaggaattttattatgaatttttatgaaatattatttagtaattaattttaagtattttaattgaATGTGTATActtttattgtgtatttatattaaatttaataaagttatttttaagttcgatatatatatttatatttattattttatagttagagagtttttaatgaaaaaaaaatcaatagaaATTTTAGGACGTTTCAGGTCGGGTCTAAACCCGGCCCTGCATTGAACCCGATCCGGTGGGGCGGGTTTAGACCCGGCCAAGCGGGTCCACATGCGGGTCCGGGGCAGTTCCCGGGTTTGGCCTGATCCGCCccgccaaaaatatatatattaaatatattttaatataaatataaaatataaaatatacatgtatacatattaataataaataattatattggggtcaaaaatatataattatattatttatattacataatcaatattttatccctaatttgagtttataatatttttggatttaaataattttaatatattatgatattttttaatataaaaatatattattatgatttttattttgttattaattattaattaaataaaaaaattatatattttaacttgtaggatatttttttgtcctaaatattattaatataaatttaaaaaataaatttaatgttgatttcttaattttttaacttatttaattttttatttaataaattttaaattatatttaatttggcgGGTCCAACGGATCTAACCCGTATTGGATCCGCcgggcggggcggggcgggtccACGGGTTGGCGGGCGGGTTTCGGGTTTGCCCGAACCCGCCCCGTTGCCATCCCTAGTAACTGGTCAACTATATCAATCTTGCTTAGACTAGGTGTCATTAGTGAGTAGTATCATCTGAGGTCCAATCTGTTGGGTATCTCACACACTCGTCTAGATCATCGTAGGCTCGATCTCAATCATAAAGCTTCTGGTGTCAGATCATATAACAAGAGTGTAGGACCGAGCGACCCTATTAGAACGGTTATCTTGAACGAGATACAAGCTCAACATGAAATATGCACATGCATATATCATCATATGTATAAAAGCAATAAAACATATATTATGACCAGGGGCGTAGCTAGGAAATTTTTATTTAGTGGGCGAAATCAGATTTGTAGTCTGAATGTTAAACCTAATAAATAATACAATTTCAATTAAATATAAAGTTGTTATATCAAACCTAGAATAtctaatattaattttaaattattctttcaaaaataaactaaaactcATATAAAATGTGTcctaataattttataatttaatttataaatatgaataaatataaacaatatgttaaaaatgaaatatgaccaatttatacaaaaaaatacatttaaaaattGAACttacacacccacacacatatatatatatatgtatatatatgtatatgtatttaGAACAAAGGCACAtcagattttatttattcttgtgAGAATTCCTTCTATAATTCATATTAAATAGATATTATCCTTCAAATTCAACTATttttcacaataaaaataaaaataacatataaaaattGAGTAAAAAATATCATacaaaaaattgttttacaTTTGTAACTTTAATTTATATAGTAAGCAGTCGGTAGGGACAGTGGACATGACCAGGGCACTAATGATAGTATAATTCTTTTTTTTGTCTATGCATGTGAAGTGAAACCCACAAACACTGGGCCATAAGGTTTTATAGTTTGGGCTGgacatgtaaaatattttgaggTAATTTCGATATTCGATGCAAtttgtactaaaaaaaaaaagagcttCGCCCTtgatcatgacacataaatacaacatataaacatgcatacgCGCTGGATATTTCAGCCGATACTTACATACCTCTACTAAATAGGTCAAGTGCAATAAAAGTCTAGGGTCCAAGCCTACATTCATGTGATTATCATATGACTAACATTGATCTAAATTTTTTAACTAAGCTAATTGATACCCCAATAACTGTTAGAGATCTCAAACTATACTTGCGTTTGTCATCGGTCGACTGGTGTCGAATGCCTCAACTCGTAGGCACAACTTCGTTATGAACTATACATGCTTCCGATTAATTCAGTTCTTAACTACACTTCGGATGGTTCAAAGCTAAATTCCTTGGTTCATAACTCAATTTAACACTTGATTTGCTAAGTAATAAtcccttaattatttttaacattttattaCTTAAAATGGTACTCGTGTAACTATaaaaatgaaataatatttttataagtcGAATCTAAATTGTCCCATAAAAGTTTTTGTGaactttaataaaaatatatatagatacatAGATGTTGAACATAACCACAAAAAAAAATGCGGATTAGAGATCGACAAATCAAtctctaataaaaaaaatagagatgcatatatttaagaaatttttttaaaattattttataagttGAGTTCATGTTAAATAAAAGTAATACCATAATTGAATTCAAAGATTCATAATTAATTTGTACAAGTGGAGTCGATGAAAATATATAGACTCCAATCACCCCACATCactaaattaaatttgataatcttaCCATTTAATAAAGGCTAAACCCTTTACAGTAACTGATTTGGTAATTTATGTTTGTAGACTAAAATacttttcaattttatttattaaaataattgaaTGACAATATGGTAATTTACATGACCCATTTTAAATTCAACTTCTTATCTCAAGCCCATGTTCTCTCCACTTTTTCTATCATCTTTTACtttttatacattatatttCACACCCAACATGTGCGTGTGTAGCTAGTTACATATTATTGTTAAGATAGCATCCTCGTGTTATCATCTATTCAatctattttataataatttttttactttaGGGTGATAtagttatttaaaaattaaaaaatataaaataaaatgaaaataatcagtgagatataataattataaataaactaCAAATTcaccacaacaaatttttttgtttttttaattaaatgtaggTTGTATTTATATTATCAAAAGAATATTTTTAGTTTATCAAAAAAATTCATCACAATTCAAAATAGTTACTGTAAACTCATCATGTATTACTCGTTCCATCTCAAATAAATGGACTTACTTATTTTGTGGCATATGTTAACAATGATATAttagtaaataaaaaaatacaaataaatataaaaaaatagattATATATTTTAGATAAACGTGGATAATTGAGATAGAGCTAATATGATATATTAGGGCATCCGCGATGCTATCTAATTATTAACACAATAACACTCTCCACATCATCAAAAGTCATGGGTCCCACTGTTAATAACACATCATTTTTTTCACCCACAATCCTATTAACATTAACACTCATTATTTATGGGTCCCACATTCAacttaataatataaaattattttatattatataaaatcattttctttacattttataatatatttacatTTATAATTATtacttaaaattataatattagttttttggttttaattttattaatttaaaattaataatattattattttaatatattatttaattcaaatataaaaattaaattgcaaTGTTTTTAGTACAaaattaaattgcaattaaatatataataaaaatacaaaaggAATACATTAAAAAACCATCTacatatttcaaaaaataatacaattaaaaaaaaaaaaaaatgggaacAACCTGTGGGACCCACAcactaatataaaaaataaaaaaattgagagagGGACGTTCATAACATTGAACGTCCCCTTTCTCTCTCCATTATTAATTTCCCCCCACAATGGGAAATAATGGAGAGAGAATGTTTGTTGATGCTCTTATAGATTCTAGTGGAACTATAAATCTACTTTGTTTGCTTGGTAATTTTCAGATCATCCACTTGTAGTTtggaattaatttttgaacCAAAATAAAATATCCGTCTCAAAAAAATGACTTTTAACATCGTTTCATAAaagtttttgtttcttttatatCTTTCCCTAATTCTTCACGAAAGCTTGCTTGAGAAAGTAACCAAAAGGCAAAACAACCACCTCTTTACAAATCTTCGTTTACAAACCTCAATAAATGTCCaacacaaaaaacaaaaactctTATGAGACAGTCTCAAAAGTCATTTTTTTAGATAAGtctcttatatgagttatccattaaaaaatattacattttatgctaaaaatattacttattattataaatatgggtataGTTGACTTTGTCTCACAGATAAAACGTTTCATAGGAGTTTTCTCCTAACAAAATTCAAGTATCATTCAAATCGGTCGATGAGATGTTACCATAGGTTTTACCGAAAATTTCGAACCTACCCATGGGCCATGGGATATTACCCCATGAGTGGTGTGGAGTGCTGTGATTGGTCTAAATTATGTGAACCCCACATGATTTATGTGAGGCCCACATGATTGGACCAATCAAATACTTCCACATCTACCCATGGGGCAATCATGTGGGGTCCACATTATTGGACCAAT comes from Henckelia pumila isolate YLH828 chromosome 4, ASM3356847v2, whole genome shotgun sequence and encodes:
- the LOC140863369 gene encoding mediator of RNA polymerase II transcription subunit 31; amino-acid sequence: MVSPQDSPMEEANLSSSLKNIYKDPDDGRQRFLLELEFVQCLANPTYIHYLAQNRYFEDEAFIGYLKYLQYWQRPEYLKFIMYPHCLFFLELLQTPSFRNAMAHPANKELAHRQQFHFWKNHRNNRLKHILPKPLPEPTSAPSTVPPPTLPPATMISAAPPPTVPSSAASQVPSAMQYGVGSGSVFVKNDPRNSGIDRRKRKKDG